The genomic DNA TTCTTGACAACGGTTTCGAGGTTCGTGCGGCTCCCAACTGTCGGGTCCAGATCAACGATGACGTCGAAACCGTCATCAGGCTTGAAGTGCGGGCTGCAAGGCTCGAAACGGTTAATGAAGCCCTCCATGACTCCCAAGAATTTGGCTTTGTCCGTTGCTGCGTGAATGGTCTGGTGGTTGTCACCGCGCGCCAAGACTCTCTCTTGTGTGATTCGGCGAATCTCGTCGATGGCATCGTCATTGTGGCGCCAATTGAGACATACCAGCTTGGCCGTGGCATGTTGCATCTTCACATCGGTGATGATCTGCTTCCTTTCGTGTTTCTGGGCGTTGTTGCGGTCAGCATACACCACGGGGTGTTGCGTGAGCTGCTCTAGCACGGCCCTGGTGAATCTAGGTGGACGGCCCTTGCCAGATATGTTGTCGTTCTGTATGTGGCCCCAGCCAAAGATATGTGCCAAAGCTAGGGCGATTGTAGTCTTTCCGCAGCCGATGGTTGCAATCGGACAAAGAATAACATCCCCAGTGACCTCGGTCATGGCAACGGGGTTTAGATCATCCATGTTGGCCGCGTCGGAGCCGTTGAGGTTTTTGAATTTGAGAAAGTCGTCACGAAGGGCAATGATGCCATGATTCTGGTTGTACAGCCTGCCCAGCCGTGGATCTGCggcaaggcgctggcgggcgtaCAAGAGGTATTCTTCGGTGATACGAACATGCTTCTTGAACCTGGGTGCCTTGCCGGAGATGAGAGCCTTGGTACATTCGCGCCACTGCCGGTACATCAGGTAAGGCTCCTCGAACTTGTATTTGAAGAACCAATCCTGGTACGGCTGCGAGCTAGGGTTGACGCTCATTCTGCAGCGGATGACGAAGCCTTCAACATCCCGACCATCATGTGCGCCAGTCTCGGCGGTTTCTTCAAGAAAAGACCTGACTTGATGGATATCGTTCATCACCATCAGGCCCGTCTTTCGGAAGCCCCACTGGTCTGCAAACTCCTGCACCGCGGGGCTTGGGTACGTGACAAACTCTGGCAGGTTGAGGTTGATACCATGAAGATATAGGCCAGCCTTGTCGGGGCCGTAAGCGAGGATGTGCTCCTCAAACGAGTCGTCGCAtagctcggcgacggcagttGCGTTGCGTTGACGCAGGTCGCGGGCGAGATCCGCCTTCGTcttgccgatggcggcgagctgttTCTCCAGTCGCTGTTCGCCAGCGGAAGCGTGGCTGACATCAACGTCAGATCGGTCGCCAGTGGAATGTTTGCTGCAGACTAGCAAggtgtcgtcctcgaggccagcAACGAAGATGATGCACCCGTTTTCCTTGAGAGTCAATTCGTACGGCGGCTGAGTCCTTGTAGTGATGTTTTCCCACTTGGTCTCGTTAACCTCGCCGACATTGAAGAACTTGTCGTAGCCTCTGACTGCAATCTCTGGCTCATTGGAACGATTTCTCGTCGTGAACAGGCCTCGGGCGTAAGTGGGCAAATCCCGTCTCTTGTAGTCCCAGTCCTGCAGTCGCCAGGAATCTACCTGGATCCCGTCCAGGGAATCCTTCACGCTGAATGTCGTTTTCTTTATGGAAAATGCTCCGCGTTTCTTCTCTTTCCGGGCGACCTCAAGGGCCCCGAGAACGCGGGCGATCTCCTGTACGTCTTGGGGAACGAAGGGGGCAGCCATTATATGGGAGTGGAGAAGTGCCTTGGATGCAAAACGAGAATGCCAAGCGGCGAGCCGGAGATTCGACGCGCGGGCAAGAGAAGGCACAGCTTTTCCACTTCTGAACGCCTTCGGTCTCATGCGAAGGACGAGGTAGTTCACAAAAAAGGTTGCGTCCTGGGCTTCCACGAGTCTGAAACGAGCTTAGCAGCCCAAGTCAGGGACCGCAGAACAAAGCCTTGCCCTCTTCTGCGCCTGCTCATAGAAAATAGAAATGGTCAACAAACTAACCTCCGCTCATTGAGGCGACTCATCTTACCGAcacgagggcgaggcccgGCGAGGTAC from Purpureocillium takamizusanense chromosome 4, complete sequence includes the following:
- the trl1 gene encoding RNA ligase (ATP) (COG:J~BUSCO:EOG09261IBJ~EggNog:ENOG503NUZY); this translates as MRPKAFRSGKAVPSLARASNLRLAAWHSRFASKALLHSHIMAAPFVPQDVQEIARVLGALEVARKEKKRGAFSIKKTTFSVKDSLDGIQVDSWRLQDWDYKRRDLPTYARGLFTTRNRSNEPEIAVRGYDKFFNVGEVNETKWENITTRTQPPYELTLKENGCIIFVAGLEDDTLLVCSKHSTGDRSDVDVSHASAGEQRLEKQLAAIGKTKADLARDLRQRNATAVAELCDDSFEEHILAYGPDKAGLYLHGINLNLPEFVTYPSPAVQEFADQWGFRKTGLMVMNDIHQVRSFLEETAETGAHDGRDVEGFVIRCRMSVNPSSQPYQDWFFKYKFEEPYLMYRQWRECTKALISGKAPRFKKHVRITEEYLLYARQRLAADPRLGRLYNQNHGIIALRDDFLKFKNLNGSDAANMDDLNPVAMTEVTGDVILCPIATIGCGKTTIALALAHIFGWGHIQNDNISGKGRPPRFTRAVLEQLTQHPVVYADRNNAQKHERKQIITDVKMQHATAKLVCLNWRHNDDAIDEIRRITQERVLARGDNHQTIHAATDKAKFLGVMEGFINRFEPCSPHFKPDDGFDVIVDLDPTVGSRTNLETVVKKLQQYFPNLIKEMPSSEQLDAAIEAAIGYRPDFKQELPDRTNGSNKKMQQPQAQQNQRKPTRKQLEYMSIDTPANAITAALDQAFQGVDPKTSRFYMQLKQTRRIQNKFHVTLIHRATAKQHPELWNRYTALYDASVGTEDKLGECGLVLERVCGAHSQATVFY
- the trl1 gene encoding RNA ligase (ATP) (COG:J~BUSCO:EOG09261IBJ~EggNog:ENOG503NUZY); this translates as MRPKAFRSGKAVPSLARASNLRLAAWHSRFASKALLHSHIMAAPFVPQDVQEIARVLGALEVARKEKKRGAFSIKKTTFSVKDSLDGIQVDSWRLQDWDYKRRDLPTYARGLFTTRNRSNEPEIAVRGYDKFFNVGEVNETKWENITTRTQPPYELTLKENGCIIFVAGLEDDTLLVCSKHSTGDRSDVDVSHASAGEQRLEKQLAAIGKTKADLARDLRQRNATAVAELCDDSFEEHILAYGPDKAGLYLHGINLNLPEFVTYPSPAVQEFADQWGFRKTGLMVMNDIHQVRSFLEETAETGAHDGRDVEGFVIRCRMSVNPSSQPYQDWFFKYKFEEPYLMYRQWRECTKALISGKAPRFKKHVRITEEYLLYARQRLAADPRLGRLYNQNHGIIALRDDFLKFKNLNGSDAANMDDLNPVAMTEVTGDVILCPIATIGCGKTTIALALAHIFGWGHIQNDNISGKGRPPRFTRAVLEQLTQHPVVYADRNNAQKHERKQIITDVKMQHATAKLVCLNWRHNDDAIDEIRRITQERVLARGDNHQTIHAATDKAKFLGVMEGFINRFEPCSPHFKPDDGFDVIVDLDPTVGSRTNLETVVKKLQQYFPNLIKEMPSSEQLDAAIEAAIGYRPDFKQELPDRTNGSNKKMQQPQAQQNQRKPTRKQLEYMSIDTPANAITAALDQAFQGVDPKTSRFYMQLKQTRRIQNKFHVTLIHRATAKQHPELWNRYTALYDASVGTEDKLGECGLVLERVVFDDRIMAIVVRLVDAEGKWDCVNRVAHITIGTRDNTVKPKESNDLLARWLDSGVAEGGIGERIFEPKPAIRGDVRGVASR